One Luteibacter sp. 9135 DNA segment encodes these proteins:
- a CDS encoding type IV secretory system conjugative DNA transfer family protein — protein MSKNRGYWAAGLLLVALVMGEMLSGYLTLSFLGLGQVPLRFATYYEYIRALDLPQVQPYAWKIKAAGGIGFFVPLAAWLVSLYFLTRKKKQAMHGDARFATAADLRKQKMLSPADNGILVGKFKGELVRLPGQQFVILAAPTRSGKGVGVVIPNLLDYQESIVVLDIKQENFDLTSGWRKSQGQEIYLFNPFAEDRRTHRWNPLSYVSNDPAFRVSDLMSIASMLYPDGSDDQKFWVSQARNAFMAFSLYLCEKYEHDENKGLPAILRNKPTLGMIYRLSSGDGTDLRELYTRLSKEPFLSANAQSAFANMLSQANETFASILGTFKEPLNAWINPVLDAATSEDDFLLTDVRKKKMTIYIGIQPNKLAESRLIVNLFFSQLINLNTKELPQNNPALKHQCLLLMDEFTSIGKVEIIASAVSYMAGYNIRLLPIIQSMAQLDATYGKDVSRTVITNHALQIVYAPREQQDANDYSDMLGYTTVRRENITKSKKGDISKSHSEEKRALMLPQELKAMGTEKEVFLYEGIPHPVMCEKIRYYQDKYFTSRLMEKAKVEPLTI, from the coding sequence ATGAGCAAAAACAGGGGATATTGGGCGGCCGGGCTTCTGCTCGTCGCATTGGTCATGGGGGAGATGCTTTCGGGCTACCTCACCCTGTCGTTTCTCGGCCTGGGCCAGGTGCCGCTGAGGTTCGCCACCTATTACGAATACATCCGCGCCCTGGACCTCCCGCAGGTCCAGCCGTATGCGTGGAAGATCAAGGCCGCTGGCGGCATCGGGTTCTTCGTGCCCCTGGCCGCATGGTTGGTCAGCCTGTATTTCCTCACCCGAAAGAAGAAGCAGGCCATGCACGGCGATGCCCGCTTCGCCACGGCCGCCGACCTGCGCAAGCAGAAAATGCTTTCCCCCGCGGACAACGGCATCCTCGTCGGCAAGTTCAAGGGCGAGCTGGTCCGCCTGCCCGGGCAGCAGTTCGTGATCCTCGCGGCACCCACACGCTCGGGCAAGGGCGTGGGCGTGGTCATCCCCAACCTATTGGACTACCAGGAATCCATCGTGGTCCTGGATATCAAGCAGGAGAACTTCGACCTGACCAGCGGCTGGCGCAAGTCGCAGGGACAGGAGATCTACCTGTTCAACCCGTTCGCGGAAGACCGACGAACGCACCGCTGGAATCCGTTGAGCTATGTCTCAAATGACCCGGCGTTCCGCGTGTCGGACCTGATGAGCATCGCCTCGATGCTCTACCCGGACGGTTCGGACGACCAGAAATTCTGGGTCAGCCAGGCACGCAATGCCTTCATGGCGTTCTCGCTGTACCTGTGCGAGAAGTACGAGCACGACGAGAACAAGGGCCTGCCGGCCATCCTGCGCAACAAGCCCACGCTGGGCATGATCTACCGCCTGTCCTCGGGTGACGGCACCGACCTGCGCGAGCTGTACACGCGCCTGTCGAAGGAACCGTTCCTCAGCGCCAACGCGCAGTCGGCGTTCGCCAACATGCTGTCGCAGGCCAACGAGACCTTCGCATCCATCCTCGGCACCTTCAAGGAACCGCTGAACGCCTGGATCAATCCGGTGCTGGACGCGGCCACCAGCGAAGACGACTTCCTGCTGACCGATGTGCGCAAGAAGAAGATGACCATCTACATCGGTATCCAGCCCAACAAGCTGGCCGAGAGCCGACTGATCGTCAACCTCTTCTTTAGCCAACTCATCAACCTCAATACCAAGGAGCTGCCGCAGAACAACCCGGCGCTCAAGCACCAGTGCCTGTTGCTGATGGACGAGTTCACCTCCATCGGCAAGGTGGAGATCATCGCGTCCGCCGTGTCGTACATGGCCGGCTACAACATCCGCCTGCTGCCGATCATCCAGAGCATGGCCCAGCTGGATGCCACCTACGGCAAGGACGTCTCGCGCACGGTCATCACCAACCATGCGCTGCAGATCGTCTACGCGCCGCGTGAGCAGCAGGATGCCAACGACTACTCCGACATGCTCGGCTACACCACCGTGCGCCGGGAGAACATCACCAAGAGCAAGAAGGGCGATATCTCCAAGAGCCATTCGGAAGAGAAGCGCGCCCTCATGCTGCCGCAGGAGCTCAAGGCGATGGGTACGGAGAAGGAAGTGTTCCTCTACGAGGGCATCCCGCATCCGGTGATGTGCGAGAAGATCCGCTATTACCAGGACAAGTACTTCACCTCGCGCCTGATGGAAAAGGCGAAGGTCGAGCCGCTGACGATCTGA
- a CDS encoding glucosaminidase domain-containing protein, protein MTTPQQQFIVDIYPAVHKVAQETGVSEKLLLAQAAAETGWGQKTLAGTNNLYNIKADSGWHGESKTFHVPEFRNHHRVMEDAKFRVYGSYEESIKDRIKFVQENPTYAKHGLNDPGVKGNLEGEAKALQAAGYATDPNYAKNLIEIANGPTMRKGLALATGHDQPAHSQGNGKSHAADSHADKGVLRKNDDSKDVGELQASLQKLGYKNPDGTPLGTDHKFGANTEAALKAFQRDHGLKDDGVAGPKTFEALKAAQEKSVTATLADPSHKANGLYTQADAGVCRIDREYGREPSLQSSQLSGSLATSAVLAQMSRIDHVVLSDDARTMYAVQGDLKSPFKSMAEVDVVRGLNTPLAQSTQIVDAHLARAATQAQVQQQTQPLQEQAPTQPLTPLTPTPTSTQHTSGPSL, encoded by the coding sequence ATGACGACGCCGCAGCAACAGTTCATCGTCGATATCTACCCCGCCGTGCACAAGGTCGCACAGGAAACTGGTGTCTCGGAGAAACTGCTTCTAGCGCAGGCTGCCGCAGAAACAGGCTGGGGCCAGAAGACGCTGGCTGGAACGAACAATCTTTACAACATCAAGGCCGACTCAGGCTGGCACGGCGAGTCCAAGACCTTCCATGTTCCTGAGTTCCGGAACCATCATCGGGTCATGGAGGATGCCAAGTTCCGGGTGTACGGGTCGTACGAGGAATCGATCAAGGACCGTATCAAGTTCGTGCAGGAAAACCCGACCTACGCCAAGCACGGCTTGAACGATCCGGGCGTCAAGGGCAACCTCGAAGGCGAAGCCAAGGCGTTGCAGGCGGCCGGCTATGCGACCGATCCCAACTACGCCAAGAACCTCATCGAAATCGCCAATGGACCCACCATGCGCAAGGGCCTGGCCCTAGCCACGGGCCATGACCAACCGGCCCACAGCCAAGGAAACGGTAAAAGCCACGCGGCCGACAGTCACGCCGACAAAGGCGTCCTCCGCAAGAACGACGACAGCAAGGACGTTGGCGAACTCCAGGCCTCGCTACAGAAGCTGGGTTACAAGAATCCCGACGGCACGCCGCTCGGCACCGATCACAAGTTTGGCGCCAACACCGAAGCCGCACTGAAGGCCTTCCAGCGCGACCACGGCCTGAAGGACGATGGCGTCGCAGGCCCCAAGACGTTCGAAGCGCTCAAAGCGGCCCAAGAAAAGTCGGTGACGGCCACGCTCGCCGATCCCAGCCACAAGGCCAACGGTCTGTACACGCAGGCCGACGCTGGCGTCTGCCGTATCGATCGCGAGTACGGGCGTGAGCCTTCGCTGCAGAGCAGCCAGTTGTCCGGCTCGCTTGCCACGTCCGCAGTGCTGGCCCAGATGAGCCGCATCGACCACGTCGTACTCAGCGACGATGCCCGCACGATGTACGCCGTGCAGGGCGACCTCAAGTCACCCTTCAAGTCGATGGCCGAGGTCGACGTGGTTCGGGGGTTGAACACGCCGCTGGCACAGAGCACCCAGATCGTCGACGCCCACCTGGCGCGTGCGGCGACACAGGCTCAGGTCCAGCAGCAGACACAGCCGCTGCAGGAACAGGCTCCGACTCAGCCACTGACACCACTGACGCCCACGCCGACATCGACGCAGCACACGTCAGGTCCGAGTCTCTGA
- a CDS encoding XVIPCD domain-containing protein, producing MSLSSTDYALLSQDAYQDPVLNKPKELGGVNYEAIDVANNPVTGFQATAYRRMDTGEVVIAYRGTEFKREPVQDGGVDAGMVLAGINLQQADSEAFTQRVLERAKLDADLHHRPLQVTVTGHSLGGTLAELNASKFGLHGETFNAYGAASLRGNVPEGGTQVIDHVRAGDLVSAASPHFGEVRIYAAQQDIDTLSRAGYKDDGSILTPRNPIKATDFSAHAIDNFVPNSKLLGHSIIDPENQARYTAHENMVDRYRNDVRDIRLGLSASWEIPKAIGELKDNIEHRVGEAVGAGVLAVEHGVEHVTQQAREGFDHLKEGVQHVGRDIADGFHAAEEKAHAAWNTVTHPGAWFSHDKPTVPLDHAAHPDHPMFQQAQKAVHAMDKAQGRQPDVVSDNVAGSLVVKARQDGLQRIDSAVLSDDAQRIYGVQGTPESPLKRVTEVPTEQAVNTSVAQSSEAWNRAAQQASQAQAAQAQAQAQQQPPTRDHNAPGPGL from the coding sequence GTGAGCCTCTCATCGACCGACTACGCGCTGCTTTCGCAGGATGCCTACCAGGATCCCGTACTCAACAAACCCAAGGAACTGGGCGGCGTCAATTACGAAGCGATCGACGTGGCCAACAACCCGGTCACCGGCTTCCAGGCCACGGCCTACCGCCGCATGGATACGGGCGAGGTCGTCATCGCGTATCGCGGCACCGAGTTCAAGCGCGAACCGGTGCAGGACGGTGGCGTGGATGCCGGCATGGTGCTGGCCGGGATCAACCTCCAGCAGGCCGATTCGGAGGCCTTCACCCAGCGCGTGCTCGAGCGCGCCAAACTCGATGCCGATTTGCACCATCGCCCCCTGCAGGTGACGGTGACTGGCCATTCGCTGGGCGGTACGCTGGCGGAGCTCAACGCGTCGAAGTTCGGCCTGCACGGCGAGACCTTCAACGCCTATGGCGCCGCCAGCCTGCGGGGTAACGTACCCGAAGGGGGTACGCAGGTCATCGACCACGTACGCGCCGGTGATCTGGTCAGTGCGGCCAGCCCGCATTTCGGCGAAGTGCGCATCTACGCGGCACAGCAGGACATCGACACGCTATCCCGCGCCGGCTACAAGGACGACGGCAGCATCCTCACTCCGCGCAACCCCATCAAAGCCACGGACTTCAGCGCCCACGCCATCGACAACTTCGTGCCCAACAGCAAGCTGCTGGGTCACTCCATCATCGATCCGGAAAACCAGGCGCGGTACACGGCGCACGAGAACATGGTGGATCGCTACCGCAACGATGTTCGCGACATTCGCCTGGGCCTGTCCGCCAGCTGGGAGATTCCCAAGGCGATCGGTGAGCTGAAAGACAACATCGAGCACCGCGTGGGCGAGGCCGTGGGTGCCGGGGTACTTGCCGTCGAGCACGGCGTCGAGCATGTAACGCAGCAGGCCAGGGAAGGCTTCGACCACCTCAAGGAAGGCGTGCAGCACGTGGGCCGTGATATCGCGGACGGCTTCCACGCCGCCGAGGAAAAAGCCCATGCCGCGTGGAACACCGTGACGCACCCAGGCGCGTGGTTCAGCCATGACAAACCGACCGTTCCCCTGGACCACGCCGCCCACCCCGACCACCCGATGTTCCAGCAGGCACAAAAGGCCGTGCATGCCATGGACAAGGCGCAGGGCCGCCAGCCGGACGTGGTCAGTGACAACGTCGCCGGTAGCCTGGTGGTCAAGGCACGCCAGGACGGCCTGCAGCGCATCGACAGCGCGGTGCTGAGCGACGATGCGCAGCGCATCTACGGCGTGCAGGGTACGCCCGAATCCCCCTTGAAGCGGGTTACCGAGGTCCCCACCGAGCAGGCCGTGAATACGAGCGTGGCGCAAAGCAGCGAGGCATGGAACCGTGCGGCGCAGCAGGCCTCGCAGGCGCAGGCGGCGCAGGCGCAAGCACAGGCTCAGCAGCAGCCGCCCACCCGCGATCACAACGCACCCGGTCCAGGGCTGTAA
- a CDS encoding XVIPCD domain-containing protein, translating to MTEKTSEYAAIAMDSYTMSVEGDSVRLSGRDYQIDQIAMDGLTGFYAAAYREVASGRTIIAYRGTDDVSDGIVDLTMAGARLNLQQIESEMFTRSVLKHVQTRAELSGTSPDITVTGHSLGGGLAEVNAAKFGLKGETFNAYGAAGLIRGTPEGGDQAINHVRAGDPVSAANRHFGEVKIYATADDITTLKHAGYDRPHTGLGATLSAVSPSSHSMSNFIPKGDETPLLGPEAEARYRANSTLVDRYRSDVLTSREIATQVATAPSVVAPALAIRAGQLYVDRLEHDWNELVERSKPVVEAAGRGAVAAGHAMEVGADHARTTAITGARTLGLVHESVASGVWGSPTHSAELERLLHPPRLDEPTHPDNPLYRQALRGVHAIDADTGRKPDHMSENLAAALAVEARKQGLARVDQVTMSNDFSRAYAVEGDMYSPFRKTAQVPTEIGIATSIERSSSAWRELEATQAVSSVVASQTAQHAVTTETPPTHSGPSMSR from the coding sequence GTGACCGAGAAGACAAGCGAATATGCTGCCATCGCTATGGACAGCTATACGATGTCGGTCGAAGGGGACAGCGTACGACTGAGCGGGCGCGACTATCAAATCGACCAGATCGCCATGGACGGGCTAACAGGCTTTTATGCTGCCGCCTATCGCGAAGTCGCCAGCGGCAGAACCATCATTGCGTATCGAGGCACCGATGACGTATCGGACGGGATAGTTGATCTGACCATGGCAGGTGCTCGACTCAATCTGCAGCAGATCGAATCGGAGATGTTCACACGGAGCGTGCTGAAGCACGTCCAGACACGGGCTGAGTTGAGCGGCACCTCGCCCGACATCACCGTCACCGGCCACTCCCTCGGCGGCGGCCTCGCCGAAGTCAACGCCGCGAAGTTCGGCCTCAAAGGCGAAACCTTCAACGCCTACGGCGCAGCCGGCCTGATACGCGGCACACCAGAGGGCGGCGACCAGGCCATCAACCACGTACGTGCGGGCGACCCGGTAAGTGCCGCCAATCGACACTTCGGCGAGGTGAAAATCTACGCAACCGCCGACGACATCACGACACTGAAGCATGCCGGCTACGACAGGCCGCACACCGGCCTGGGTGCGACGTTATCCGCCGTCAGCCCAAGCTCGCACTCCATGTCCAACTTCATTCCCAAAGGCGACGAGACACCGCTACTCGGTCCTGAAGCTGAAGCACGCTACCGCGCAAACAGCACCCTGGTCGATCGCTATCGATCCGACGTGCTCACGTCGCGCGAGATCGCCACGCAGGTCGCGACCGCGCCGTCTGTCGTGGCACCGGCCCTGGCCATCCGTGCCGGCCAGCTCTACGTCGACCGACTAGAGCACGACTGGAACGAACTCGTGGAGCGCAGCAAGCCCGTCGTGGAGGCCGCAGGACGCGGTGCCGTGGCTGCGGGGCATGCGATGGAAGTCGGCGCAGACCACGCACGCACCACCGCCATCACCGGCGCACGCACGCTCGGCCTCGTCCACGAGTCCGTCGCCAGCGGCGTCTGGGGGTCACCCACGCACTCCGCCGAACTGGAGCGCCTGCTGCACCCTCCCCGGCTCGACGAGCCCACGCACCCCGACAACCCGCTGTACAGACAAGCGCTACGCGGCGTCCACGCCATCGACGCCGATACCGGCCGCAAGCCCGACCACATGAGCGAGAACCTCGCTGCGGCCCTGGCCGTCGAGGCCCGAAAGCAAGGTCTCGCCCGTGTCGATCAGGTCACGATGAGCAACGACTTCAGTCGTGCCTATGCCGTGGAGGGCGACATGTACTCACCTTTCCGGAAGACGGCGCAGGTGCCCACGGAGATCGGTATCGCCACGTCCATCGAACGCAGCAGCAGCGCATGGCGTGAGCTCGAAGCGACCCAGGCCGTCTCGTCCGTCGTTGCCAGCCAGACAGCACAGCACGCGGTTACCACCGAAACCCCGCCCACCCATTCCGGCCCGTCGATGAGCCGATAG
- a CDS encoding XVIPCD domain-containing protein — protein sequence MSKDILDAADEHFFHSGMKFEYGRPDSQNKTNSAHGMTDRSRTEQDLDGDGYRGVDCSSFVWRGMKNAGYDVGDQPFSTHALYNGNKTTDYAQKHFDVISKADASKHPGDLQPGDILMLKSKTGSNQHVAIFKGYDAHGNIEFIGSQTSTGPAAVTMDARSYFTKNMEIVGALRAKPEFRTHEPVHGHATTPTGQHADTTAHTKAEPKHVEAKPTAAHPDTLRKGDEGAKVTALQESLIRLGYRDDNGHALNPDGRFGDHTKAAVERFQRDHRLDPDGVVGTKTMEALDKQAHTGPRLDSPANPYHAMFRQAQDGVFRIDAEYGRTPDIQSHQLAGSVTADAVKGGFKSIDHVMLSPDATRTYAVQGDLNSPFKQIAEVNTMQGMATPLEKSSEAVQQHVAEQARSQPTQQQAQQQPTSPAGL from the coding sequence ATGAGCAAAGACATCCTCGATGCCGCCGACGAGCACTTCTTCCACTCCGGGATGAAGTTCGAATACGGCCGCCCCGACTCGCAAAACAAGACCAACTCGGCACATGGCATGACCGACCGGAGCCGCACCGAGCAGGACCTGGATGGTGACGGCTACCGTGGCGTCGACTGTTCGTCCTTCGTCTGGCGCGGGATGAAGAACGCGGGCTACGACGTCGGCGACCAGCCGTTCAGCACACATGCGCTCTATAACGGCAATAAGACGACCGATTATGCGCAGAAGCACTTCGATGTCATTTCGAAGGCGGATGCATCAAAGCATCCCGGTGATCTCCAACCGGGCGACATCCTCATGCTGAAGAGCAAGACGGGGTCGAACCAGCATGTCGCCATCTTCAAGGGCTACGACGCGCACGGAAATATCGAGTTCATAGGCTCGCAGACGTCCACAGGCCCGGCAGCGGTCACGATGGACGCCCGGTCGTATTTCACCAAGAACATGGAAATCGTGGGCGCCCTGCGCGCGAAGCCCGAGTTCCGCACGCACGAGCCGGTCCATGGTCACGCCACGACGCCGACCGGGCAACACGCGGATACCACCGCGCATACGAAGGCCGAGCCGAAGCACGTCGAAGCGAAACCGACGGCGGCACATCCCGATACCCTTCGCAAGGGTGACGAAGGCGCGAAGGTCACCGCGCTCCAGGAATCGTTGATCCGCCTTGGCTACAGGGACGACAACGGCCATGCCCTGAACCCCGATGGCCGCTTCGGAGACCACACCAAGGCCGCCGTCGAGCGCTTCCAGCGCGATCATCGACTGGACCCGGATGGCGTCGTTGGCACGAAGACGATGGAAGCGCTCGACAAGCAGGCGCACACCGGCCCTCGCCTGGATTCACCGGCCAACCCGTACCACGCGATGTTCCGCCAAGCCCAGGACGGCGTGTTCCGCATCGATGCCGAGTACGGTCGCACGCCGGACATCCAGAGTCACCAGCTGGCCGGATCGGTGACGGCCGACGCCGTCAAGGGCGGCTTCAAGAGCATCGACCACGTCATGCTCAGCCCGGACGCCACCCGCACCTACGCCGTCCAAGGCGACCTCAATTCACCTTTCAAACAGATTGCCGAGGTCAACACGATGCAAGGCATGGCCACACCGCTGGAAAAGAGCAGCGAGGCCGTGCAGCAGCATGTCGCCGAGCAGGCCCGGAGCCAGCCGACGCAACAGCAGGCGCAGCAGCAACCCACGTCGCCGGCGGGGCTGTGA
- a CDS encoding XVIPCD domain-containing protein, protein MAIDRETQVLNDATAAGITRPRELANFMAQVTHESNGLNRLEESFRYTRNISQIPVQSAWREGPEALDAARKQALMGKPETLAELMYGGRNGNDEPGDGWKYHGRGYIQLTGKANYRAAGEALDLDLVKRPELAADPQNASKIAVWYWENRVPDNAKEDVRAATKAVNGKYNGLEDRENRFEDWQRRLNPEVMHRLAEGNVGRPQPSHPADAPAPLTTLTQGAKGEDVRLLQGSLARLGYTDGPHGELHTDGVFGPGTRAALEAFQRDHHLAADGVAGPKTMEAIAQAKHQDAVQRTAAASRLDNPAHPDYALFEQSRTAVHALDAQYKRTSDVQSDQLAGAAAVEAKRQGLTKIDHVVLSDDGSRAYAVQGELNSPLKRMAEVDTAKAVNTPIEQSSADIAKLSQTPAATEHTRQPVQEAATPSPAPAMTPRE, encoded by the coding sequence ATGGCGATTGATCGTGAAACCCAGGTGCTGAACGACGCGACTGCGGCGGGCATCACGCGACCGAGGGAGCTGGCCAACTTCATGGCCCAGGTCACTCATGAATCGAACGGGCTGAACCGGCTCGAAGAAAGCTTTCGCTACACGCGCAATATCTCGCAGATCCCGGTGCAGTCGGCCTGGCGCGAAGGTCCGGAGGCCCTGGACGCCGCACGCAAGCAGGCGTTGATGGGCAAGCCCGAGACGTTGGCCGAGCTGATGTACGGCGGCCGCAACGGCAACGACGAGCCGGGCGACGGCTGGAAGTACCACGGGCGCGGCTACATCCAGCTCACCGGCAAGGCGAATTACCGCGCAGCGGGCGAGGCGCTCGACCTGGATCTGGTCAAGCGTCCCGAACTCGCCGCCGATCCCCAGAATGCGTCGAAGATCGCCGTCTGGTACTGGGAGAACCGCGTTCCCGACAACGCGAAGGAAGACGTGCGCGCGGCGACCAAAGCCGTCAACGGTAAATACAACGGACTGGAAGATCGCGAGAACCGCTTCGAAGACTGGCAGCGCCGCCTGAATCCGGAGGTCATGCATCGTCTTGCCGAAGGTAACGTCGGACGCCCGCAACCGTCGCATCCGGCGGACGCCCCTGCCCCGTTGACCACGCTCACCCAGGGCGCAAAAGGCGAGGATGTCCGTCTCCTGCAAGGCAGCTTGGCGCGTCTGGGCTATACAGATGGACCGCACGGCGAACTGCATACGGATGGCGTCTTCGGTCCCGGTACACGCGCCGCATTGGAAGCCTTTCAACGCGATCACCACCTCGCGGCCGATGGCGTTGCCGGACCGAAGACCATGGAAGCCATCGCGCAGGCCAAGCATCAAGACGCGGTTCAGCGTACCGCTGCGGCCAGCCGCCTCGATAATCCAGCGCATCCTGACTATGCCCTCTTCGAACAATCCCGCACGGCCGTCCATGCACTGGATGCCCAATACAAACGCACGTCCGATGTGCAGAGCGACCAGCTTGCTGGTGCGGCAGCCGTCGAAGCGAAGCGCCAGGGCTTGACGAAGATCGATCACGTCGTGCTCAGCGACGATGGTAGCCGCGCCTATGCCGTACAGGGCGAGCTCAATTCACCGCTCAAACGCATGGCGGAAGTCGACACCGCAAAGGCCGTCAACACCCCGATCGAACAAAGCAGCGCGGACATCGCGAAGCTGTCCCAGACACCCGCCGCTACCGAGCATACCCGGCAGCCGGTACAGGAGGCCGCAACGCCTTCACCCGCCCCCGCGATGACGCCCAGGGAATAA